In Humulus lupulus chromosome 7, drHumLupu1.1, whole genome shotgun sequence, the following are encoded in one genomic region:
- the LOC133790993 gene encoding bidirectional sugar transporter SWEET16-like isoform X1, producing the protein MARAIIIFFGLLGNITTGLLYISPANVFWRILKRRSTEEFESIPYVSKLLNAYFWVYYGVIKPDSILIATINMFGALVEIIFLFIFLLYAPPRMKIRTAILVVVCDVVFPAGAILLTQFLLHGDTRIDIAGLLCMIFSMIAYASPLSAMKTVYLTKSVEYMPFLLSLIFFLNGGVWTVYAVLAKDTFVGIPNGTGFFLGSLQLVLYAIYWKPKSSGQVGDDLDNQQQTEPLIKSSKQLEQTNEDGVAVIV; encoded by the exons ATGGCGAGGGCCATAATAATCTTTTTTGGTCTCCTAG GTAATATTACAACAGGGCTACTCTATATTTCCCCTGC AAATGTGTTTTGGCGGATCCTGAAGCGTAGATCAACAGAGGAATTTGAGAGCATCCCTTATGTTAGCAAATTACTGAATGCTTACTTTTGGGTTTACTATGGAGTTATTAAACCTGACAGTATTTTGATTGCTACCATAAATATGTTTGGTGCTCTTGTTGAGATTATTTTTCTATTCATCTTCCTTCTTTATGCACCTCCAAGAATGAAG ATTAGGACTGCTATTCTTGTGGTTGTTTGTGATGTGGTATTTCCAGCAGGAGCAATTTTGCTTACCCAATTTCTTCTCCACGGTGATACTCGAATTGATATTGCGGGGTTGTTGTGTATGATCTTCAGTatgattgcctatgcttctccTCTTTCTGCTATG AAAACAGTATATTTGACAAAAAGTGTTGAGTACATGCCATTCCTTCTTTCGCTTATCTTTTTCTTGAATGGTGGAGTTTGGACTGTCTATGCTGTACTTGCAAAAGACACATTTGTTGGA ATACCAAATGGGACTGGATTTTTCCTTGGAAGTCTTCAGCTGGTTCTCTATGCAATATACTGGAAGCCAAAGTCATCCGGGCAAGTGGGGGACGATTTAGACAATCAACAGCAGACAGAACCGCTCATCAAATCTTCAAAACAGTTGGAACAGACAAACGAAGATGGTGTTGCTGTCATTGTATAA
- the LOC133790993 gene encoding bidirectional sugar transporter SWEET16-like isoform X2, which translates to MARAIIIFFGLLGNITTGLLYISPANVFWRILKRRSTEEFESIPYIRTAILVVVCDVVFPAGAILLTQFLLHGDTRIDIAGLLCMIFSMIAYASPLSAMKTVYLTKSVEYMPFLLSLIFFLNGGVWTVYAVLAKDTFVGIPNGTGFFLGSLQLVLYAIYWKPKSSGQVGDDLDNQQQTEPLIKSSKQLEQTNEDGVAVIV; encoded by the exons ATGGCGAGGGCCATAATAATCTTTTTTGGTCTCCTAG GTAATATTACAACAGGGCTACTCTATATTTCCCCTGC AAATGTGTTTTGGCGGATCCTGAAGCGTAGATCAACAGAGGAATTTGAGAGCATCCCTTAT ATTAGGACTGCTATTCTTGTGGTTGTTTGTGATGTGGTATTTCCAGCAGGAGCAATTTTGCTTACCCAATTTCTTCTCCACGGTGATACTCGAATTGATATTGCGGGGTTGTTGTGTATGATCTTCAGTatgattgcctatgcttctccTCTTTCTGCTATG AAAACAGTATATTTGACAAAAAGTGTTGAGTACATGCCATTCCTTCTTTCGCTTATCTTTTTCTTGAATGGTGGAGTTTGGACTGTCTATGCTGTACTTGCAAAAGACACATTTGTTGGA ATACCAAATGGGACTGGATTTTTCCTTGGAAGTCTTCAGCTGGTTCTCTATGCAATATACTGGAAGCCAAAGTCATCCGGGCAAGTGGGGGACGATTTAGACAATCAACAGCAGACAGAACCGCTCATCAAATCTTCAAAACAGTTGGAACAGACAAACGAAGATGGTGTTGCTGTCATTGTATAA